One genomic window of bacterium includes the following:
- a CDS encoding MFS transporter, giving the protein MISALFYFLYFAAFGIYIPYWTLYLKYLQLSPIQIASIYSIPSLGRIFLPPIYGYLADRFHARKQILVIASAGQVLPLLLMLYFRSYPALLILISIFSVFNAAVLPFTEATVQEEQEKGNLDYGRTRLWGTLSFILLAAVFGKFIERFDQVWVLYGLTFFLALLSVLSVFQPAGKITIDFAHESIKRILLQKNTWIFLLCVLLMHISQGAYYGFFSIHLADLGFQDSNIGIQWAAAAASELAIFFFASSILSRFSLPYLFRICLLLAALRWFWIYEARSYLWLTLSQGMHAFSFGLFHITSLKLIHAIFPERFRSIGQALFSSMGWGLGTVLGVMVSGYLWEEYGAATYLFSSAIALTGLLVSFFVVAEHFPSDVHKHIR; this is encoded by the coding sequence ATGATCAGCGCGCTATTCTATTTTCTGTATTTTGCCGCATTCGGTATCTACATCCCTTACTGGACTCTCTATTTGAAATACTTGCAGCTCTCCCCCATTCAGATTGCTTCGATTTATTCGATTCCTTCCCTCGGTAGAATTTTTTTGCCACCCATCTATGGGTATCTCGCAGACCGCTTTCATGCAAGAAAGCAAATCCTCGTAATTGCTTCCGCCGGTCAGGTTCTTCCACTCCTGCTCATGCTTTATTTTCGATCTTATCCGGCGCTGCTGATCCTGATTTCTATCTTCAGTGTTTTTAACGCGGCCGTTCTCCCATTTACAGAAGCAACCGTTCAAGAAGAGCAAGAAAAGGGAAATCTCGATTATGGACGAACGCGTTTGTGGGGCACGTTGAGTTTCATATTGCTGGCCGCAGTGTTTGGAAAATTCATCGAACGTTTCGATCAGGTATGGGTGCTTTACGGCCTCACGTTCTTCCTGGCTCTGTTATCTGTGCTATCGGTTTTTCAGCCTGCGGGAAAAATCACTATTGATTTTGCTCATGAAAGCATTAAACGCATTCTACTCCAGAAAAATACCTGGATTTTTCTACTCTGTGTTCTACTGATGCATATCAGCCAGGGCGCTTATTATGGATTTTTTTCGATCCATCTTGCAGATCTTGGATTTCAGGATTCCAACATCGGCATACAGTGGGCTGCGGCTGCAGCCAGTGAGCTGGCAATCTTCTTTTTTGCTTCCTCCATTCTGAGTCGCTTTTCCCTTCCCTACCTGTTTCGAATCTGTTTGCTGCTTGCCGCGTTGCGCTGGTTTTGGATTTATGAAGCCAGGTCCTACTTATGGCTAACGCTATCACAAGGAATGCATGCGTTCAGTTTTGGTCTCTTTCACATCACGAGCTTAAAATTGATTCATGCGATCTTTCCTGAGAGATTTCGTTCCATCGGCCAAGCCTTATTCAGCAGCATGGGATGGGGACTGGGCACCGTGCTTGGAGTAATGGTCAGCGGCTATCTATGGGAAGAATATGGCGCGGCCACGTATCTATTTAGCAGTGCGATCGCTCTGACAGGTCTACTTGTTTCCTTTTTTGTAGTGGCAGAGCATTTTCCATCCGATGTGCATAAACATATTCGATAA
- a CDS encoding DUF1549 and DUF1553 domain-containing protein, with protein sequence MRVTQGIVSFLLAVILISVTTGSAPSRDEVASNRIDSSYTKLWSEKKVQPAPLSSDEEFLRRAYLDIAGRVPTGEQTLSFLNSKDSDKRQKLLGQLVDSPEFAEYFASLWTELFLGFKNDPYVQRSVFREWLQSKIESNTGWDKIATEMIVASGTLADSPELNWYARHKLDAPDLADDTSRLFLGIQLGCARCHNHPHEKWKLEDFYGLAAFYSGLKKDELSRMERRQVRQLKQKRQEMMEKHKTADVAKKNRPEMVKQMREEFRDLLRMVQEPTGSITTEIQGKSVVYNAKFLLEPKPSHATSDQRKQLAAWITSPSNPYFAHAFVNRIWGLIMGKGFVHPVDDMGGSNLPSNPQLLNDLAADFKQRGFDVKHLVFQIANSQTYQLTSKSTSREPPLYYERGKVQMLNPNQLVNSFLTATSIERALRMKSHREFEERKEMIYLHHVFLFDNDDTKSSVEFEGTIPQALFLLNGRITNEAVQPMYANTIEKIVRLSNVDTEEKIDQLFIHVLSRHATKAETGSLLKHVQEKGGNVSAYEDIFWALLNSNEFLFNH encoded by the coding sequence ATGAGAGTAACACAGGGCATAGTTTCGTTTCTGCTCGCGGTTATTCTGATTAGCGTAACTACCGGCTCAGCCCCAAGCAGGGATGAAGTCGCATCGAATCGAATCGACTCCAGTTACACAAAACTCTGGTCTGAAAAAAAAGTTCAGCCGGCTCCACTCAGCTCCGATGAAGAATTTCTTCGAAGAGCCTATCTTGACATCGCCGGACGTGTACCGACCGGTGAACAAACGCTTTCCTTTTTGAACTCGAAGGATTCCGACAAAAGACAGAAACTTTTGGGGCAACTGGTCGACAGTCCTGAATTTGCGGAATATTTTGCCTCTCTCTGGACTGAACTTTTTCTGGGATTCAAGAATGATCCGTACGTACAACGATCCGTGTTTCGCGAATGGCTGCAATCGAAAATTGAGAGCAACACCGGATGGGACAAGATCGCAACGGAGATGATTGTGGCGTCCGGGACACTCGCCGACTCACCGGAGCTAAACTGGTATGCCAGGCACAAACTGGATGCCCCGGATCTTGCAGATGATACGTCTCGTTTGTTTCTCGGCATTCAGCTTGGCTGCGCTCGTTGTCATAATCATCCTCATGAAAAATGGAAGCTTGAAGACTTCTACGGGCTCGCTGCCTTTTATTCCGGTTTAAAGAAAGATGAGCTGAGCCGCATGGAAAGACGACAGGTCCGCCAGCTAAAACAGAAACGGCAAGAAATGATGGAGAAACATAAAACCGCTGATGTTGCGAAGAAAAACCGGCCCGAGATGGTGAAGCAGATGCGGGAGGAATTTCGCGATCTTTTGCGCATGGTGCAGGAACCGACCGGATCTATCACGACTGAGATTCAAGGCAAGAGCGTCGTGTACAATGCGAAATTCCTGCTGGAGCCAAAGCCCTCGCATGCCACAAGTGATCAGCGCAAACAACTCGCTGCCTGGATCACTTCTCCTTCCAATCCATATTTCGCACATGCATTTGTAAATCGTATCTGGGGACTCATCATGGGAAAAGGTTTCGTGCATCCGGTTGATGATATGGGCGGTTCCAATCTTCCTTCGAACCCACAGTTGTTGAATGATCTTGCTGCTGATTTCAAACAGCGTGGGTTTGATGTGAAACATCTCGTTTTTCAAATCGCGAACAGTCAAACCTACCAGCTGACTTCAAAATCGACGTCCCGGGAACCGCCACTCTACTACGAACGGGGGAAAGTTCAGATGTTGAACCCGAATCAGCTGGTAAATTCCTTCTTAACGGCCACCTCCATCGAAAGGGCCCTGCGAATGAAATCGCACCGGGAGTTTGAAGAACGTAAGGAAATGATCTACTTGCATCATGTTTTTCTGTTCGATAACGATGATACGAAATCGAGTGTCGAGTTCGAAGGGACGATTCCTCAGGCGTTATTCCTGTTGAACGGCAGAATCACAAACGAAGCTGTTCAACCGATGTATGCGAATACAATCGAAAAAATCGTGCGGCTCAGTAATGTCGATACTGAGGAAAAGATTGATCAATTGTTTATCCATGTTTTAAGCCGTCACGCTACGAAGGCGGAAACAGGTTCACTTCTCAAGCATGTTCAAGAAAAGGGCGGGAACGTTTCTGCGTATGAAGATATTTTCTGGGCGCTGCTAAACAGCAATGAATTCTTATTTAATCATTGA
- the mgtE gene encoding magnesium transporter produces the protein METMTELGTWRFLLPEVIELLQEDPQEIPEALSDLHPADVGEIINHLPVELVPLFLSVFPIEQAADFFEYTSEPVRLQVIPLMDLATAGALLDAMEPDEQADIVSKLPDDLQQSLLQRLTPANQQEALQILQYPENTAGRIMTTEYISVSPKATVREALAAVKKGLPTRESYHHVYVLEGNRLKGVLSIRELLLADENLSVAEVMNPQVITVLPEADQEQAARLLSRYDLLSVPVVTEDGRMLGVVTVDDIIDVLVEEQTEDVQRLGAVEPFEYPYFQTSFWEIIRKRAVWLVLLFIAEFLTGYALRHYESALEHAISLVFFIPLIVSSGGNSGSQSSTIITRSLATGDIQFSNILSVLWRESLSGIVMGLLLGAIGFVRAYFWDTGLAVSMIVGFTLLGVVMLGTVLGAILPLLLKRVGFDPAVSSAPAIASLVDVCGILIYFNIARMLLDLN, from the coding sequence AGCTCGGAACCTGGAGGTTCCTTCTTCCGGAAGTAATCGAATTGTTGCAGGAAGATCCGCAGGAAATTCCGGAAGCACTCAGTGATTTACATCCTGCGGATGTCGGCGAGATCATTAACCATCTACCTGTCGAGTTAGTTCCCCTGTTCTTGTCGGTTTTTCCCATTGAGCAAGCAGCGGACTTTTTTGAATACACGTCCGAGCCGGTGCGGCTGCAAGTTATCCCCTTGATGGATCTGGCAACGGCGGGAGCATTGCTCGACGCAATGGAGCCGGACGAACAGGCCGATATCGTTTCGAAACTGCCTGACGACCTACAGCAGAGTCTCTTACAACGCCTCACGCCGGCCAACCAGCAAGAAGCGCTGCAGATACTACAGTATCCTGAAAATACTGCCGGCCGCATCATGACCACGGAGTACATCTCCGTTTCACCCAAAGCCACCGTTCGAGAAGCGCTCGCGGCAGTGAAAAAGGGCCTTCCGACGCGCGAAAGTTATCATCATGTCTATGTTCTCGAAGGAAATCGCTTAAAAGGAGTTTTATCGATTCGTGAATTGCTTCTGGCAGATGAGAATCTGTCCGTGGCCGAGGTTATGAACCCTCAGGTCATCACAGTTCTTCCAGAAGCAGATCAGGAACAAGCCGCGCGTCTGTTGTCGCGATACGATCTACTTTCCGTTCCGGTTGTCACCGAAGATGGAAGAATGCTCGGGGTTGTCACTGTGGATGACATCATCGATGTTCTTGTAGAAGAACAAACAGAAGATGTGCAACGGTTAGGAGCGGTAGAACCTTTCGAGTATCCATATTTTCAAACCAGTTTTTGGGAAATCATACGCAAACGTGCCGTTTGGCTCGTGTTATTGTTCATTGCCGAATTCTTGACCGGGTATGCGTTGCGTCATTACGAATCGGCTCTGGAACATGCCATCAGCCTTGTATTTTTTATTCCTCTAATCGTTAGTTCCGGTGGAAATTCAGGGTCACAATCTTCAACAATTATCACTCGCTCCCTCGCTACAGGAGACATTCAATTCTCCAACATTCTGTCGGTGTTATGGCGCGAGAGTCTATCAGGAATCGTAATGGGCTTGCTTCTGGGAGCAATCGGTTTTGTAAGAGCTTATTTCTGGGATACTGGTTTGGCGGTATCGATGATTGTCGGTTTTACTCTTCTTGGAGTCGTAATGCTTGGGACAGTACTAGGCGCCATTCTGCCCTTGCTTCTCAAACGTGTCGGCTTTGACCCTGCCGTAAGTTCTGCGCCGGCGATCGCATCTTTGGTGGACGTATGCGGGATCTTGATTTATTTTAATATCGCACGAATGCTGCTGGATTTGAATTAA
- a CDS encoding DUF1501 domain-containing protein: MNHDTCKCTRRDLLRWGAQAGAALTFGQVLGLTSLFAQPAKHPKACILLWMAGGPSQLDTFDPKPGSSNGGEFRAIPTAVPGIQISEHLPLLAREMKDLAIIRSMNSREGSHERARYFVHTGYVQSGVTQHPSFGSIVAKELMDKSKQLPAYITINGPGISSGLLGVDFAPFVVRDALRPLDNLKYADSVTSKRFRDRLSLVNSLDREFSAERGQKEFAEKATIYERAVDLMHSPDLSAFDVQNEKNSTRQRYGSGKFATGCLIARRLIEKGVRFVEVEFDGWDTHVENFTRTKELSQQLDPAFASLIQDLRATGLLDSTLVVWMGEFGRTPEINGKGGRNHWPQAWSAVLAGAGIKGGQVIGATDKDGMEVKENPVSVPDLYATLCKCMGIDDSQYNSSPLGRPLRITDHGKAVTALL, from the coding sequence ATGAACCATGACACTTGCAAATGCACCAGGAGAGATTTACTCCGCTGGGGCGCACAGGCCGGCGCTGCTCTGACTTTTGGTCAGGTGCTGGGACTTACGTCATTATTTGCGCAGCCTGCGAAACATCCGAAAGCATGCATTCTGTTGTGGATGGCGGGCGGGCCGAGCCAGCTGGATACATTTGATCCGAAACCGGGTAGTTCCAATGGCGGTGAATTTCGCGCAATTCCAACTGCTGTTCCGGGGATTCAGATTTCCGAACATCTTCCTCTTCTTGCGCGTGAAATGAAGGATCTTGCCATCATCCGTTCGATGAATTCCCGTGAAGGAAGTCATGAACGCGCACGATATTTTGTGCATACAGGTTATGTGCAGTCAGGTGTGACGCAACATCCATCGTTTGGCTCGATTGTTGCAAAAGAGCTGATGGATAAATCGAAACAGCTTCCGGCGTACATAACAATCAACGGTCCGGGAATCTCCTCCGGTTTGCTCGGTGTCGATTTTGCTCCCTTTGTGGTTCGGGATGCACTGCGTCCGCTCGACAACTTAAAGTATGCGGATTCGGTTACATCAAAAAGATTTCGGGATCGATTGTCACTTGTTAACTCTCTGGATCGTGAATTCAGCGCAGAGCGCGGCCAAAAAGAGTTTGCTGAAAAGGCAACCATTTATGAGCGCGCAGTGGACCTTATGCATTCTCCTGATCTCTCTGCTTTTGATGTTCAAAATGAAAAAAACTCCACGCGACAACGCTACGGCTCAGGCAAATTCGCAACGGGATGTTTAATAGCAAGACGTCTCATTGAAAAAGGCGTTCGATTCGTTGAAGTAGAGTTTGATGGGTGGGATACTCACGTGGAAAATTTCACGCGCACGAAAGAACTCTCGCAACAACTCGATCCTGCATTCGCATCACTGATCCAGGACTTGCGTGCGACAGGGCTGCTGGATTCCACTCTGGTTGTCTGGATGGGAGAGTTTGGACGAACTCCGGAGATTAATGGAAAAGGAGGCCGGAATCACTGGCCGCAAGCGTGGTCGGCGGTTCTTGCTGGAGCGGGAATCAAAGGTGGTCAGGTGATCGGGGCAACAGACAAAGATGGCATGGAAGTGAAAGAGAATCCTGTGTCTGTGCCGGATCTTTACGCGACCCTTTGCAAATGCATGGGTATTGATGATTCCCAGTACAATTCTTCTCCTCTCGGTCGACCGTTGCGCATCACGGATCACGGCAAAGCTGTAACTGCGTTATTGTAG